The Leifsonia williamsii genome includes a region encoding these proteins:
- the rhaS gene encoding rhamnose ABC transporter substrate-binding protein, protein MMLPSTHRRTTTRLLTLGAGVVAVALALTACSSGSGGNGSGSGDKNYKVTFLPKNLGNPYFDTSDKGGETAVKEFKGTYNEVGPSTATADAQVSYINTLTQQGVGAIVLSANDPTALGSALTQAKSAGVKIVTFDSDTDAKYRDVFVNQATAEGIAKVQVDTIAKEIGDSGEIAILSASANATNQNAWIELMKKDLAADHPNVKLVDTVYGNDDDQTSFDKTAALLQTHPDLKGIISPTTVGIAAAARYLSTSDAKGKVKLTGLGTPNQMREYVKNGTVDEFALWNPEDLGYLAAFTAKALIDGDITGKKGDSFEAGKLGKFTVGDNQTVLLGDPFVFNKDNIDKFNF, encoded by the coding sequence ATGATGTTGCCCTCCACCCACCGCCGCACCACCACGCGGCTGCTCACCCTGGGAGCCGGTGTCGTCGCCGTCGCTCTCGCCCTGACCGCGTGCTCGAGCGGCTCCGGCGGCAACGGCTCCGGCTCGGGCGACAAGAACTACAAGGTCACCTTCCTGCCCAAGAACCTCGGCAACCCGTACTTCGACACCTCCGACAAGGGCGGCGAGACGGCGGTCAAGGAGTTCAAGGGCACGTACAACGAGGTCGGGCCGTCGACCGCGACGGCCGACGCGCAGGTCTCGTACATCAACACGCTCACCCAGCAGGGCGTCGGTGCGATCGTCCTCTCGGCCAACGACCCGACCGCCCTCGGCAGCGCCCTCACCCAGGCGAAGTCGGCCGGCGTGAAGATCGTGACCTTCGACTCCGACACCGACGCCAAGTACCGCGACGTGTTCGTCAACCAGGCGACCGCCGAGGGCATCGCGAAGGTGCAGGTCGACACGATCGCCAAGGAGATCGGGGACAGCGGCGAGATCGCCATCCTCTCGGCCTCGGCGAACGCCACGAACCAGAACGCCTGGATCGAGCTCATGAAGAAGGACCTCGCGGCCGACCACCCGAACGTCAAGCTGGTCGACACCGTCTACGGCAACGACGACGACCAGACCTCGTTCGACAAGACCGCGGCCCTCCTGCAGACCCACCCGGACCTGAAGGGCATCATCTCGCCCACCACGGTCGGCATCGCGGCCGCGGCGCGGTACCTGTCGACCTCGGACGCCAAGGGCAAGGTCAAGCTGACCGGCCTCGGCACCCCGAACCAGATGCGCGAGTACGTCAAGAACGGCACGGTCGACGAGTTCGCGCTGTGGAACCCGGAGGACCTCGGCTACCTCGCCGCCTTCACCGCGAAGGCGCTGATCGACGGCGACATCACCGGCAAGAAGGGCGACTCCTTCGAGGCCGGCAAGCTCGGCAAGTTCACCGTCGGCGACAACCAGACGGTGCTGCTGGGCGACCCGTTCGTGTTCAACAAGGACAACATCGACAAGTTCAACTTCTGA
- a CDS encoding ABC transporter permease produces MTGIDSATSTAPARSYPDYSRPLWQRWVLTRESAVIAALVIVVVVAAAAVPNFGTPITLSFLLLDITPILLIALPMTLVIVAGEIDLSVASTLGLSSVLLGVLTKAGWPIEAAMVVCLVVGLVAGAINGFLVTVVGLPSLAVTIGTLALFRGIAVGLLGTTAVTEFPFFWQNLVQARFGTSGIPVVMVLVVVLIVVFALLLHATPYGRGLFALGLSSETAQFSGVNVARTKFIAFLLTGLISALAGIYWTLRYGSARGDNAVGLELSVIAAVLLGGVSIFGGKGALHGVIAGVLLIGVLQSALRLANVSSDAINIITGVLLIVSVLSPRIIGWARTARASRRRSPA; encoded by the coding sequence ATGACCGGCATCGACTCCGCCACCAGCACTGCCCCGGCGCGCAGCTACCCCGACTACAGCCGCCCGCTCTGGCAGCGCTGGGTGCTCACCCGCGAGTCCGCCGTCATCGCGGCGCTGGTGATCGTGGTCGTGGTCGCGGCCGCCGCGGTGCCGAACTTCGGCACGCCGATCACGCTCAGCTTCCTGCTGCTCGACATCACGCCCATCCTGCTGATCGCGCTGCCGATGACGCTCGTGATCGTGGCGGGGGAGATCGACCTCTCGGTGGCGAGCACGCTCGGCCTCAGCTCCGTGCTGCTCGGCGTGCTCACCAAGGCGGGCTGGCCGATCGAGGCCGCGATGGTCGTCTGCCTCGTCGTCGGGCTGGTGGCGGGGGCGATCAACGGCTTCCTCGTGACGGTCGTCGGCCTCCCCTCGCTCGCGGTCACCATCGGAACGCTCGCGCTGTTCCGCGGCATCGCGGTCGGCCTGCTCGGCACGACGGCGGTCACGGAGTTCCCCTTCTTCTGGCAGAACCTCGTGCAGGCGCGGTTCGGCACGAGCGGCATCCCCGTCGTGATGGTGCTCGTCGTCGTCCTGATCGTCGTGTTCGCGCTGCTGCTGCACGCGACCCCGTACGGCCGCGGGCTGTTCGCGCTCGGGCTCAGCTCCGAGACCGCGCAGTTCTCGGGCGTCAACGTGGCGCGCACGAAGTTCATCGCCTTCCTGCTGACGGGCCTGATCTCGGCGCTCGCCGGGATCTACTGGACGCTCCGCTACGGCAGCGCCCGCGGCGACAACGCCGTCGGGCTGGAGCTGTCCGTGATCGCGGCGGTGCTGCTCGGCGGCGTCTCGATCTTCGGCGGCAAGGGCGCGCTGCACGGCGTCATCGCCGGCGTGCTGCTCATCGGCGTGCTGCAGAGCGCGCTCCGCCTCGCCAACGTCAGCTCGGACGCCATCAACATCATCACCGGCGTCCTCCTCATCGTCTCCGTGCTCTCGCCGCGCATCATCGGCTGGGCACGGACCGCCCGCGCCTCCCGGCGACGATCACCCGCCTAG